DNA from Clarias gariepinus isolate MV-2021 ecotype Netherlands chromosome 23, CGAR_prim_01v2, whole genome shotgun sequence:
cgcatttGTCTGTATGCATGGGAATTGTACATACACTTATTCAGGAACTTTTATAAGCATGCGACCTTTTAGCATTATAAGAACACGCATTGTGTTGATTCAATTAAGAAAAAtcactttaaaaacttttttttgctatttttgtggatttttcccCCGATTTTTCTGCCTAATTTTTAGCAGTGTTtaattcctcccagtcactagggggTTCCCACATTAAGCTTTTACCACcattcagtcgggagggccgcagACTATCACGTGATTCCTCCGACCCACGTGATGTCACCAaccatcttttcaaactgctcgctcacgcaggacagcgctatccgccccCTCCACTtatgtgagctcacagacaccctgAAGCCGTATTAATTTGTGAGTACAAGTACCCATCAtccctcatccctcccctctgagagagctcagccaatcagctctctctagacctccggctgtgagaggtaacagcatcactggATCTCCGgtgatcgaaccagcgatctccggatgatagggcgatctccggatgatggggcagtggtagctcagagggctaagacactgagttactgatcggaagatcggcgggtcgatccccagctccaccaggttgccactgttgggcccttgaccaaggcccttaaccctaactgctccaggggcgctgtatcatggctgagcCTAGTGACCGCTCTGACAGCCTAGTCACGCTCTGACAGCCTAGTcacgctctgaccccagttacactgggatatgcaaggaaggaatttcactgtgctgtaatgtatatgtgacaaataaaggcttaaacttaaactttaccactgcgccccTCGGAGGCCCTAACAAAATGActtttaattaacatgcactttaaagtaagtgtgtgggggggggggggtgacaagtttgtttgtttttgtgtgtgcatttaaGTGTTTCTGTGCAAGGTTAATGTGCATGTAATACGTGGGGGATGAAACAGTACCTGCGCAGATGGCGGCGATCAGCCCCTTCCTGCCCTCTTGCTCCTTTAACACCTCCTTCACAGCAGGAGACTAAAACAAAAAGGCACAGCAGACGTCACACTTAGTCACAGGCATTGGAGCCAAAACATCTCGATCTATCAGGATTACCAGTcaacccatttaaaaaaaaataaaaatgtttgtccATTTCACACACAGTGACGCTATAAACACTGACGAGCTTTGGCCCTCTTTAGCCCTTTTCAGACACGGATTACGCAATATTGCTGCCTTTATCAACCATTATCAAGTGACAGCTTTCTGTTGTTGAGACGTAACTCACTTATGTTGACGTTCCTCACTGCTTTATGCAGACATACACATCAAGTGACATATGATGCATGAGGCCAGACCAATTTCCAGAAATAAAAAAGGTCGTTGCAGTGGTAATTTTCTCATCTGCCATGTggaagacccgggttcgattcccagccaaagcccaaaccccagccactgcagTGCCGGTCCAAAGCTCGGATAAAATAgtagggttgcgtcaggaagggcatccggcattaAAACTCGTGCCAATTCGTTGAGCAGATCAAATGTTGAGGCGAACCCTTGACGGGAGCGACCGAGAGATTTACAACAGCAGTCACATCCACAGCTTTGGGATTAGATCACAGTCAGGATTGCCAGATCACAGATCCTACCTAGGCAGTGCTGAAAACCCAGGACTGAAAGACGAACATCATTGTGTTTACTTTCAATCTTTAACAAAACATGAgtgtttttaaactgcaaacAGGGTCTTTtgctaattttgttaaattACGTTTAGTATAATTAACATAACGGACAACCTTAAACGTtctaaaaatatctaaaattaaCCGTTCAGTtaccacaaaataaaatgtataattaactGCATCAAATGGGGGAGAAAACTGCATCAAACAAAGgaaatattaaaatgacaaGAACTGAGTTTAGAGCATTATTAAACCCTGGAAGGTTATTGCTAAACTCTAAACTCCACAAAAGTAACGTGATCAGAATTCTGAAATCAGAGCCACTGTATGTTTAACAGTGACAGTAagagcatttacatttacgcatttggcagacgctcttatccagagcgacttacatttttatcttattacacatctgagcagttgagggttaagggccttgctcaagggcccaacagtggcaacttggtggttgtggggtttgaactcggtatcttccgaaccgtagtccaatgccttaaccactgagctacccctgaccctagAGCACACACAAttggattgggactaaacagatgTCTtcccataaaaataaacacttgttAGAGAGCCTCATCAGaaaaaagattggactttgaagcaatggaaaaagctcatgtggtctgatgagtccagatagACCCTATTCCAAATCGATGGGCGCGTCAggataagaagggaagcacatctGTATATACTGAAGGACATACAGTAACTGCTGTGTCATAAAATATTTAGTTCTCACCTCAGACAGGTTCTGGGCTCCGAGCAGTCCCCCGGGTAACAGAACCACGTCATATGGACCCTGAAGTGGAATTTTACCGTTAGTGACCTTTAAACCCAGTTTCTAAATGAAGAGTGTGTGAAGTGGAAAGCACACTGCTGATTACTCTTTAGTTTCTTATCAACtgcaatttaataaatacaatgcaCATTTTGGGGTGTAAGGACATCAAATAATACCATGTTGTTGTGACAGAAAAAGTCCACTAGGGGGAAACCGCACTCCAGAAAATgttgtagtaataataaaataaataataataaataaacattattaggaaaaattgcatttataaacaatttcgatataaaatataaaactgtatctattaaaaatgtgaaatgtaaatataaacaataaatccCAATATTTGTGTAAACTAAAAATGTATCCACAAATAACAtctaattaaagtttaaaatagaaatgtggatcaaataaaaaatactgtaatttaaaatgtcacaaatgtcaaaataaaatcaacattaAGTGCagcatataaaatgtaaagacatAACTGAACTAaagaataaataacaaataaaaaaaaatcgaataataaagaaaacaaataaaatctgttataaataaatagttttaaaacaatttatattGGTTATAAAGTGAACATTAAAAACCTACCAAATAAAAAGATGTATTTTGTAAAACAATTTACATGGTCACACAGAAATGTATAACACACTACATAGCTATAATAAgacaatattattaataatttctaGTTTCTTAAAATATCTATtgaccacaaacacacatgaacCTGCTTAGtgtgtttaaatcttttaaatagaGCTAAAGCTCATATGGTGTGTATTTGGTGAATGTTGACCTGCTTTGAGGCTTCCTCCAGGCTTGAGTCTGGACAGATGAGGACATCACGGCTGCACTGGACAGGATCCTTCCCTGTCAATCCTGCTACAGTCACtgcaatctgtaaaaaaaaacaaatgctgaAATATGAGATTTTATGTCTctgacattaaatatttataaggcAGTTTGTATCAAATCTCACTCTTATCACCTAAAGAGATAAGGGCCCGATCACAGGTCACATAGAAAACGTGTGGAAAACACCATTTGTGTCGCCTTCTCCATCTTTCCAAAGcacatatattaatttattttatcagaGTTGAGAGTTAGCTCTTTTTGGTGAGCTCAGTAAAATGATCTGACTCACCGGAATAAAGTTTTCTTATGACTGTTTAGAtcaattaaagattaaaaaaaatctcattttagATCTCATCttcaataattttaaaagaaaaaaaaaaaacttttccaccTCAGCAATGAGTTGATTCATATTGGAGAACTGAGTCAGACTTCAACGTTATGTTTCTTCTGCATCTGGGGCAGCAGTCTGGAGACAAACTTGGAAGCAACACGGCATATGTTCGAACCACAGgtgaggattgcctggactATTCTGGATGACACACtgacaatggcagcaatgttgtggattgttctccgaCGATCAGCATGCACAGGTTGCCAAATGATTTCGACATATTTAAGAGTCGAGATCATTGACAGTCTTTCTGGTCTCTTGTCATCTTCCTGTGATGTTCTGACACTCTTGAAGTGCACATACCACTCAAAACTCCTTAAACGACTCATTGCAGGCTCGCCATAAACTTGTCAAATGTCCCAAATCATGTCAAatgtctctgtggcagatttgccaggttcatgcagaatttcacattcgctttgttctaactttctgtccatgatgaaatagtaGATGTGACAATGCATGTGGTCAGAACAGCAGCAGTTGCACAGGTCGTACagatgtacacaggacgatgtcttcGGTGCTGAAGTTCGGTGCTTCCTAAGATTGTGCGTGTAacgccttgtgctgccatctgttggtgagttacaaaactagtctcgaaaccttttgataccacctcgtgTTTCGCTTAAACATGAGAGTTAAATccattatcctttttttttttcaatctcacCTGTATCGATTAAGAAACACAAAATTGAGTCAATTCGTACTTCTATCAGTAGTATTTAGATTAATCTCTAATGCGCTAGACTGTATATCCTTTACACTATGTCTATATCAAAGTTTTAATCCTAGTTATTTTTATATCTCGTCGTCAATTTTCCAACTCATCCAGGAGTCGACTCTTCTGGTTCAGGGAGTCAAATGATCGGACTTACTAAAAACAAGCTTCAGTAACATTTAGATAGATCTCTGAAACATAAACTTCATGTTTGTACTCTTGCCTGTTTTCCACATATTGAACTTAACATGTAAGAAATGATTTTCAACTCAGCTAAGATTTGATCCTGACTTTGATCCTAAGATTTGATCCTGACTTTGATCCTAAGATTTGATCCTGACTTTGATCCTAAGATTTGATCCTGACTTTGATCCTAAGATTTGATCCTGACTTTGATCCTCCAAAGAGTCTGGCTCACTCACAAAAGTTCAGAGCTCAATCTGAAATATGTAGATAAAAAGATACAGATGAAAAGTCTCACAAAAACCTACAAGCTCGGATTCAAAAAGAGCacagtactctgtgtgtgtgtgtgtgtgtgtgttttaaagtcCATCACCATGACAGAAGCACACTTTGACATTTAAAGTGAACCTGAACCCTGCCACACTCCACACCACTGGAGCTAAATATTTCATCTAAATAAAGCtttatgatttaataataaactttgtgtgtttatacagtaaactTTATCATTGTATTAAAGCCAGGAAGAGAATGTAGCTAATGATTTTGACGTTATGTCAGGGTGAGGATGCTAACTGTGTTAAATCGGGTGCAGTGGCTAAAGCAGCATGCTAACGCTGAGAGAGAGCCACCAACCCCGGCTCTGCGCAGGACGTCCACCGGGATCACGGTCTCCATCTCCTCCGCTCCCTTCGACAGAATTACTAAAGCGCGCTTTGCAGCCATGACTTCACCCCAAACACACGGAGAAACTGCAGGAACGTTACAGCCTACACGCTTCCGTTACAGCCGTTAAATTGCTACAGAGTTCCAAATACATCTAAACATTAGACGTAGTGCACTCGCTAGGATTTAAGAAGCCTGCAGGTCAAGCCCTAAATAGTGTACTTTCAAAGGTAGTAAATCGCAATTTGGGATGTggaatacaaaataaaagtccCGTTTCCTGCAtatattagaaaaaaattaaaaaaaaaaaaaaaaaagactaacgtgcttatttatatacatgtacttatacaagtatatatatatatattcatacatatacttatatacaaacaataaccctaaaaaaaatattacaacttGCATCAAAACTAACAATTATTTCTTTCTgaacatttcaaattcaaattttatttgtcacatacagtcatacacagtacgatatgcagtaaaatgcttagacaactgctcgtgactatgaataggaataggaaataaatatgaaaataaaataaagggtaaatttaactaggaaagaataaaattaaagttaaaataaaataactgtacaacaaaaatgcccaatatagaaaatatatgaagaaa
Protein-coding regions in this window:
- the park7 gene encoding Parkinson disease protein 7 homolog, giving the protein MAAKRALVILSKGAEEMETVIPVDVLRRAGIAVTVAGLTGKDPVQCSRDVLICPDSSLEEASKQGPYDVVLLPGGLLGAQNLSESPAVKEVLKEQEGRKGLIAAICAGPTALLAHGIGYGSMVTTHPGAKDKMMAGGHYKYSEARVQKDGHLITSRGPGTSFEFALTIVEELLGAEVAAQVKAPLILKD